In one window of Methanolobus mangrovi DNA:
- a CDS encoding flavodoxin family protein, whose translation MKILGISGSPKAGQNNDTLIEKLLDIASERGFETDAVFISSSKIAPCTACGVCATGEKCVIDDDMQPVYDKLVEADAIIVSSPVYFGTMTAQLKALCDRSVVHRRQGFKLSNKLGAAMAIGGSRNGGQEKTIQTIHEWMHIHGMIVVGDGGHFGGILKKPAVEDEEGMKTAVDTINKVCDVLEMMKK comes from the coding sequence ATGAAGATACTTGGAATATCAGGAAGCCCTAAAGCTGGCCAAAATAACGATACATTGATAGAGAAATTACTGGATATCGCAAGCGAGAGAGGTTTTGAGACAGATGCAGTATTCATATCCTCATCCAAAATAGCTCCTTGTACCGCATGCGGGGTTTGTGCCACTGGAGAGAAATGTGTTATTGATGATGATATGCAGCCAGTTTATGACAAACTTGTTGAAGCTGATGCTATTATTGTATCATCACCCGTTTACTTCGGAACCATGACAGCCCAATTAAAAGCTCTCTGTGACAGGAGTGTCGTACACAGGAGACAGGGATTCAAACTCAGCAACAAACTGGGCGCTGCAATGGCAATTGGCGGCTCAAGGAACGGCGGACAGGAGAAAACCATCCAGACAATACATGAATGGATGCACATCCATGGAATGATAGTAGTAGGCGATGGCGGACACTTTGGTGGCATACTCAAAAAACCGGCTGTTGAAGATGAAGAAGGTATGAAGACAGCAGTTGACACCATCAACAAGGTCTGTGACGTTCTCGAAATGATGAAGAAATAA
- a CDS encoding TIGR00296 family protein, translating into MLSYTEGQAAVQLARDAIETYLRTGEMLDGSEIQLPEIFDEVRGVFVTLTINGDLRGCIGHPYADSPLRYAITDSALSAALRDPRFPPVGISEMDNILVEVTVLTKPELVDVPPKDLPSSIKIGKHGLIVKSGYRQGLLLPQVAPENDFDEIEFLNHTCMKAGLPHDAWVTGAEVYSFEGQIFSEKEPNGEIVEKDFNDKACSSE; encoded by the coding sequence TTGCTATCATATACCGAAGGTCAGGCAGCTGTTCAGCTTGCCAGGGATGCCATTGAAACTTATTTGAGAACAGGCGAAATGTTGGATGGCTCTGAGATCCAGCTGCCGGAAATCTTTGATGAGGTTAGGGGAGTCTTTGTGACCCTTACAATAAACGGGGATCTGCGCGGGTGTATCGGTCATCCTTATGCTGATTCTCCGCTCAGGTACGCCATCACTGATTCTGCTCTCTCCGCTGCCCTGAGGGACCCTCGTTTTCCTCCTGTAGGTATTTCTGAGATGGATAATATTTTAGTGGAGGTGACTGTTCTGACGAAACCTGAACTCGTTGATGTTCCGCCAAAGGACCTTCCATCTTCTATTAAGATAGGAAAACATGGTCTCATAGTCAAAAGCGGTTACAGGCAGGGTCTGCTTTTGCCACAGGTGGCACCGGAAAACGATTTTGATGAAATTGAGTTCCTGAATCACACATGTATGAAGGCAGGTCTGCCTCATGATGCCTGGGTGACAGGTGCGGAAGTATACTCATTTGAAGGTCAGATATTCTCAGAAAAAGAACCAAACGGGGAAATCGTTGAAAAGGATTTCAACGATAAGGCTTGCTCAAGTGAGTAA
- a CDS encoding phosphoglycerate kinase has protein sequence MVIQVKRSGDGILTSRDYLTIDDFDVDGKTILVRVDLNTPMDMDGNILDDMRIKSHIPTIKDLEDAKVVLMAHQSRAGKNDFTTMKPHAQRMSQYLGKEVEYVDDIFGTYARSSIESMEKGDVILLENVRFYSEESIERPASAHATTHMVRKLSPLLDIFLNDAFAVSHRSHLSIMGFTEILPTGAGRVMEKEISSLDRGIKGGERPCIFVLGGAKVDDSLKVAEHVLINGGADRVLVTGVVANVMLAAAGVDIGKVNLDFIESQGYTDQIARAKQVLDKFDGKIGYPIDVAFNDGGKRVEVLVSELPDGNLPINDIGLETIVAFSEEIKNAKTVVLNGPAGLSEVEPFALGTHEIIRAAINSEYSIAGGGHISAEIRNLGYENEFSHLSTGGGACIDYLAGDALPGIEALKTAAIRYRLNR, from the coding sequence ATGGTCATTCAGGTTAAAAGAAGCGGTGATGGAATTTTGACTAGCAGGGACTATCTTACTATTGATGATTTTGATGTTGACGGTAAAACCATACTTGTGCGGGTGGATCTGAACACTCCGATGGATATGGACGGTAATATTCTCGATGATATGAGGATAAAGAGCCACATACCTACTATAAAGGATCTTGAGGATGCGAAAGTCGTACTGATGGCTCATCAGAGCAGGGCAGGAAAAAATGATTTCACAACCATGAAACCCCATGCTCAGCGGATGTCCCAGTATCTTGGCAAAGAAGTAGAGTACGTTGATGATATTTTTGGCACTTATGCAAGGTCTTCTATTGAATCAATGGAAAAAGGCGATGTAATATTGCTCGAGAATGTGAGGTTCTACTCCGAAGAAAGCATAGAGAGACCTGCCAGTGCTCATGCAACTACACACATGGTACGCAAACTTTCTCCATTGCTCGATATTTTCCTTAATGATGCGTTTGCAGTATCACACAGGAGCCATCTTTCTATCATGGGCTTTACCGAGATCCTACCAACAGGTGCCGGCAGGGTAATGGAGAAGGAAATAAGCTCTCTTGACAGAGGTATCAAAGGTGGCGAAAGGCCATGCATCTTTGTTCTTGGAGGTGCAAAGGTTGATGACTCCCTGAAAGTCGCAGAACATGTACTAATCAATGGTGGTGCTGACAGGGTGCTTGTTACCGGCGTTGTTGCAAATGTCATGCTTGCAGCTGCAGGTGTGGATATTGGTAAGGTAAATCTGGATTTCATCGAGTCGCAGGGTTATACGGACCAGATAGCAAGGGCAAAGCAGGTTCTGGATAAGTTTGATGGAAAGATTGGTTATCCTATTGATGTTGCTTTTAATGATGGTGGTAAACGAGTTGAAGTTCTTGTGAGTGAGCTGCCGGATGGTAACCTTCCAATAAACGACATTGGTCTTGAGACCATCGTTGCTTTTTCTGAAGAGATCAAGAATGCAAAAACTGTTGTTCTCAATGGTCCGGCAGGTCTGTCCGAGGTAGAGCCATTCGCTCTTGGAACACATGAGATAATCAGGGCAGCAATTAATTCAGAGTATTCTATCGCAGGTGGCGGACATATCTCTGCGGAGATAAGGAACCTTGGTTATGAGAATGAATTTTCACATTTAAGCACAGGTGGAGGCGCTTGTATAGATTATCTTGCAGGTGATGCTCTCCCGGGAATAGAAGCTTTGAAGACCGCAGCCATACGATACAGACTTAACAGATAA
- the acs gene encoding acetate--CoA ligase: MGENTDQSQKNITGFRPPEDFARNAIVNDPDIYGRAEDDPESFWEENANGIEWYRKWDNVLEWEPPLSKWFIGGKLNACYNCLDVNLKQRADKTAIIWEGESGDIRKYTYKELLEEVSSFANVLKGTGVKKGDIVTIYLPMIPEVVIAMLACARIGAPHSVVFAAFSGESLATRIGNANSKVLITCDGYSRRGKVVEQKNKVDEGIRSCGLLDKVIVMKHYGNDVSMTEGRDVWWHEVMKDSESSCEPEVMDSEDMLFLMYTSGTTGKPKGIVHTTGGYMVATHTTTKFVFDLKEDDIYWCTADCGWITGHSYLVYGPLSNGTTLVMYEGAPDYPDKDRYWDIIERHKVTILYTAPTAIRTFMKWGPSWPQMHDISTLRLIGSVGEPINPGAWLWYHENIGLGKCPVVDTWWQTETGMIMISPLPGITTTKPGSATMPMPGIKAAVLDEKGNEVPPGQDGYLAILKPWPSMVRTVFGNEERFIETYWSKWDNKTYFAGDGAKRDEDGYFWIIGRVDDVIKVSGHRIGSAEFESILVSHPSVAEAGVVGKEDELRGEVIYSYVTLKSGVEESDELKSELTSYAAKNIGPFARPKQIIFSDDLPKTRSGKIMRRVLKAIANNKDPGDVTTLQDPAVVENLKEKTRILDSD, encoded by the coding sequence ATGGGAGAAAACACAGACCAATCTCAAAAAAATATAACCGGATTCAGACCACCGGAAGATTTTGCCAGGAATGCCATCGTCAACGACCCTGATATATACGGGAGAGCTGAGGATGATCCTGAAAGTTTCTGGGAAGAGAATGCAAATGGCATTGAATGGTACCGGAAATGGGACAATGTACTGGAATGGGAACCCCCTCTTTCAAAATGGTTCATTGGTGGAAAACTCAATGCATGTTATAACTGCCTTGATGTAAACCTCAAGCAGCGTGCTGATAAGACCGCCATTATATGGGAAGGCGAAAGTGGAGACATCCGTAAATACACTTACAAGGAGCTGCTGGAAGAGGTTTCCAGTTTTGCAAATGTCCTCAAGGGCACAGGTGTGAAGAAAGGGGATATCGTAACCATATATCTTCCAATGATACCGGAAGTCGTCATCGCCATGCTTGCATGTGCACGTATTGGAGCTCCACACAGCGTCGTTTTTGCTGCATTCTCCGGAGAATCACTTGCCACACGCATAGGGAATGCGAACAGTAAGGTACTCATAACCTGTGACGGATATTCGCGCAGGGGAAAGGTGGTGGAGCAAAAGAACAAGGTCGATGAAGGCATCCGTTCCTGTGGACTTCTGGACAAGGTCATTGTTATGAAGCACTATGGAAATGACGTTTCCATGACAGAAGGAAGAGATGTATGGTGGCATGAGGTAATGAAAGATTCAGAGAGCTCATGCGAACCCGAGGTAATGGACTCAGAAGACATGCTGTTTTTGATGTATACCAGCGGTACCACAGGAAAACCAAAGGGAATCGTACACACTACAGGCGGTTATATGGTAGCAACCCATACCACCACAAAATTCGTGTTCGACCTTAAGGAAGATGATATCTACTGGTGTACTGCCGATTGTGGCTGGATCACAGGACATTCCTACCTTGTATACGGACCCCTTTCCAACGGTACAACACTTGTAATGTATGAGGGTGCTCCGGATTATCCCGATAAGGACAGGTACTGGGACATAATCGAGAGACATAAGGTAACGATCCTTTACACCGCACCTACAGCGATCAGGACATTCATGAAATGGGGGCCATCGTGGCCACAAATGCACGATATATCCACACTAAGACTTATCGGTTCTGTTGGAGAACCAATTAACCCCGGTGCATGGCTGTGGTATCATGAGAACATAGGACTTGGAAAATGCCCAGTGGTCGATACATGGTGGCAGACTGAAACCGGAATGATAATGATATCACCGCTGCCGGGAATCACAACAACCAAACCCGGGAGTGCCACCATGCCAATGCCCGGCATCAAGGCTGCTGTCCTGGATGAGAAAGGTAATGAAGTTCCACCGGGACAGGATGGATACCTTGCAATCCTTAAACCCTGGCCCAGCATGGTCCGTACGGTATTTGGGAATGAGGAACGCTTCATTGAGACCTACTGGAGCAAGTGGGACAACAAGACTTACTTTGCAGGTGACGGCGCTAAAAGAGACGAAGATGGTTATTTCTGGATAATCGGACGTGTGGATGATGTTATCAAAGTTTCAGGACATCGTATCGGGAGTGCAGAATTCGAGAGTATACTAGTCTCACATCCGTCAGTAGCAGAAGCAGGTGTTGTGGGAAAGGAAGACGAACTCAGAGGTGAAGTTATATACTCTTATGTAACCCTCAAATCAGGTGTTGAGGAAAGCGATGAGCTTAAAAGTGAACTCACTTCCTATGCTGCAAA
- a CDS encoding nucleoside 2-deoxyribosyltransferase: protein MDGKKQIYLAGPLFSQAERDFNVLLRDRLVEMGFSVFLPQEDGNDTESSRLEDRQRIIFENDVRGIDESDIVLAVLDGGSDVDSGTAWEMGYAYAKGIPVLGLKTDFRTFGDEGIINLMMEISIDTLQRDVEDILKVLENYL, encoded by the coding sequence ATGGATGGTAAAAAACAGATCTATTTAGCAGGGCCGCTTTTTTCACAGGCAGAGAGGGATTTTAATGTACTGCTCAGGGACAGGCTGGTAGAGATGGGGTTCTCAGTGTTTCTTCCACAGGAGGATGGGAACGATACTGAATCAAGTCGTCTGGAGGACAGGCAGAGAATTATTTTTGAGAACGACGTCCGCGGAATTGATGAATCTGATATTGTGCTGGCAGTACTTGATGGTGGTAGCGACGTGGACTCTGGAACTGCATGGGAAATGGGATATGCTTATGCTAAAGGAATACCGGTCCTTGGACTTAAAACAGATTTCAGGACATTCGGAGATGAAGGCATCATCAATCTCATGATGGAAATATCTATTGATACACTGCAAAGAGATGTTGAGGATATTCTCAAAGTGCTTGAAAACTATCTTTAA
- a CDS encoding sensor histidine kinase, translating into MRYISSKTKAGNTPEKEQSSRRCELADINKLSFQKINWTEREITIELLNLFNKSNHLEDIICSVIELLKNWSDCEAVGIRLKDGDDYPYYQTQGFPDSFITSENSLCVHGINGQILKDKIGNPVLECMCGNVISERTDPQMSFFTQMGSFWTGSTSELLANTSEEERQARTRNRCNGEGYESVALIPLRADKVTFGLIQLNDHRKDVFTAESIALLECIADSIALALTQKKAKEELQLSEQRLKSIFKVAPVGIGVVSNRILTEVNSLVCEMTGYTGEELIGSTSQILYPTQEEFEFVGKEKYQQINKKGTGTVETRWKRKDGTIINVLLSSTPIDVSDQSKGVTFTALDITERKQAEISLRESEEKFREQAEKNRAIINTIPDMLFVIDKDGYYREYYSNDRTKISYIPERIIGANISDIYPVEEAIRLIKACRECISTNKLQTIEYQYQNKGKKMFFEARLSPIYNNHALAVVRDITETKNSQETLRTIAETGVSSEEDIFRILVRQLAVSQNIRYSILAEIHPEDPNTAHTIAVWNGDEYAENFSYELKNTPCKDVTHKGSCFYPSNIQELFPDDHLLKEMEAESYWGTPLKDSAGRSIGLLIILDDRPMEHSANTHSMLKSFAARAAAELERRRTEEALLYSKIVADDINRIKSEFMKNVSHELRTPLTAVIGFSDVLLNHNSEGLSESQKTHINHIHNSGQNLLDLINKILDFSKYEIDDLETISLKELSLDSLISEIMMLMSQRASNKNINISFKRKDSIGIFYADEDKLTQIIHNLLDNAVKFTKEGGSVSIETRTHNKMLQVSIVDTGIGIEKEHINSIFKPFVQIDGSIARKYNGTGIGLALTKKFVDLHGGNIWVSSEPGKGSNFTFEIPIDPN; encoded by the coding sequence GTGAGATACATTAGTTCCAAAACAAAAGCTGGCAATACTCCTGAAAAAGAACAAAGCTCCAGGAGATGTGAACTTGCTGATATCAACAAGCTTAGTTTCCAGAAAATTAATTGGACTGAAAGAGAAATAACAATTGAACTACTTAATCTATTCAATAAAAGTAATCATCTGGAGGATATTATCTGCTCGGTGATCGAGCTTTTGAAAAACTGGTCCGATTGTGAAGCTGTTGGAATCAGGCTTAAGGATGGGGATGACTACCCTTATTATCAGACACAAGGATTCCCGGATAGCTTTATAACTTCGGAAAATTCACTCTGCGTACACGGCATAAACGGACAGATTCTGAAAGATAAAATTGGCAATCCCGTTCTTGAATGCATGTGTGGGAACGTAATTAGTGAAAGAACAGATCCGCAAATGTCTTTTTTTACCCAGATGGGAAGTTTCTGGACAGGATCCACTTCTGAACTGCTGGCAAACACAAGTGAAGAAGAACGACAGGCACGCACACGTAACCGTTGTAATGGTGAAGGATATGAATCAGTGGCATTGATCCCACTCCGTGCAGATAAAGTCACTTTTGGCCTTATCCAGCTGAATGATCACCGCAAAGATGTATTCACAGCAGAAAGTATCGCTTTATTAGAGTGCATTGCAGACAGCATAGCCCTTGCACTAACACAGAAAAAGGCAAAGGAAGAACTGCAATTGAGTGAGCAAAGACTGAAAAGTATATTCAAAGTTGCACCTGTTGGCATTGGTGTTGTATCCAACCGCATACTCACAGAAGTCAATTCACTTGTATGTGAAATGACAGGATATACTGGAGAGGAGCTTATTGGTTCCACCTCCCAGATACTCTATCCTACACAGGAAGAATTTGAATTCGTGGGAAAAGAAAAGTACCAGCAGATCAACAAAAAAGGTACCGGAACCGTTGAAACCAGATGGAAAAGAAAAGATGGCACCATTATCAATGTTTTGCTGTCCTCAACTCCGATAGATGTTTCAGACCAATCAAAAGGAGTGACATTTACTGCACTGGATATAACCGAGCGCAAGCAGGCAGAAATAAGCTTGCGGGAAAGTGAGGAAAAATTCAGGGAACAGGCAGAAAAGAACAGGGCTATAATCAATACCATACCTGATATGTTGTTTGTTATTGACAAAGATGGATATTATAGAGAATATTATTCAAATGACAGGACAAAAATATCATACATCCCTGAAAGGATAATCGGTGCTAACATATCTGATATTTATCCTGTTGAAGAAGCCATTAGGCTAATCAAAGCATGCAGGGAATGCATCAGTACCAATAAATTGCAGACCATTGAATATCAATACCAGAACAAAGGGAAAAAGATGTTCTTTGAAGCCAGGCTGAGTCCAATATACAATAATCATGCATTGGCTGTTGTCCGTGATATAACTGAAACTAAGAATTCTCAAGAGACGCTGAGAACCATTGCTGAAACAGGGGTTTCTTCCGAAGAAGATATTTTCCGCATTCTTGTTCGTCAACTAGCTGTTTCACAAAACATCCGTTATTCGATTCTTGCAGAGATCCATCCGGAAGATCCGAACACAGCCCATACTATTGCTGTTTGGAACGGGGATGAATATGCTGAGAACTTTAGCTATGAACTTAAGAATACCCCATGCAAAGATGTTACTCATAAAGGGTCATGTTTCTATCCTTCAAATATTCAGGAACTTTTTCCTGATGACCATTTACTAAAAGAGATGGAGGCTGAAAGTTACTGGGGAACACCCTTGAAAGATTCCGCAGGAAGAAGCATTGGACTACTGATAATTCTTGATGACAGACCAATGGAACACTCTGCAAATACCCATTCCATGCTCAAAAGCTTTGCTGCACGTGCAGCAGCTGAACTGGAAAGAAGGCGAACTGAAGAAGCCTTACTGTACTCCAAGATTGTGGCAGATGATATAAACCGCATTAAAAGTGAATTCATGAAGAATGTGTCTCATGAACTCAGGACTCCCTTAACGGCAGTGATCGGGTTTTCAGATGTTTTGCTGAACCATAACTCTGAAGGATTGAGCGAATCACAAAAGACCCATATTAACCATATCCACAACAGCGGACAAAATCTTCTGGACCTGATCAACAAAATACTCGATTTCTCGAAATATGAGATCGATGATCTGGAAACTATCAGCCTCAAAGAACTTTCATTGGATTCACTCATCAGTGAAATTATGATGTTGATGTCCCAAAGGGCTTCAAACAAGAATATTAATATCTCATTTAAAAGAAAAGACTCCATTGGCATATTCTATGCCGATGAAGACAAGTTAACCCAGATAATACATAACCTTCTGGATAATGCAGTTAAGTTTACAAAGGAAGGTGGTTCCGTGAGCATCGAGACGAGAACCCATAATAAAATGCTTCAGGTATCCATAGTTGATACTGGAATTGGAATTGAGAAGGAACATATTAATAGTATATTCAAACCCTTTGTCCAGATAGATGGCTCAATTGCCCGTAAATATAACGGTACTGGAATAGGCTTGGCACTGACAAAGAAGTTTGTGGATTTACATGGTGGCAATATATGGGTCAGCAGCGAACCTGGAAAAGGCAGCAATTTTACTTTTGAGATACCAATTGATCCTAACTGA